A region from the Aegilops tauschii subsp. strangulata cultivar AL8/78 chromosome 5, Aet v6.0, whole genome shotgun sequence genome encodes:
- the LOC120962322 gene encoding LOW QUALITY PROTEIN: ATP synthase subunit alpha, mitochondrial (The sequence of the model RefSeq protein was modified relative to this genomic sequence to represent the inferred CDS: substituted 3 bases at 3 genomic stop codons), with protein MEFSPRAAELTTLLESRMTNFYTNFQVDEIGRVVLVGDGIARVYGLNEIQAGEMVEFASGVKGIALNLENENVGIVVFGSDTAIKEGDLVKRTGSIVDVPAGKAMLGCVVDALGVPIDGKGALSDYEQRRIEVKAPGIIERKSVHEPMQTGLKAVDSLVPIGRGQXELIIGDRQTGKTAIAIDTILNQKQMNSRSTNESETLYCVYVAIGQKRSTVAQLVQILSEANALEYSILVAAIASDPAPLQFLAPYSGCAMGEYFRDHGMHALIIYDDLSKQAVAYRQMSLLLRRPPGREDFPGDVLYLHSRFLERAAKRSDQTGAGSSTALPVIETQAGDVLAYIPTNVISITDGQICLETELFYRGIRPAINVGLSVSRVGSAAQLKAMKQVCGSSKLELAQYREVAAFAQFGSDLDAVTQALLNRGARLTEVPKQPXYEPLPIXKQIVVIYAAVNGFCDRMPLDRISQYEKAILSTINP; from the coding sequence ATGGAATTCTCACCCAGAGCTGCGGAACTCACGACTCTATTAGAAAGTAGAATGACCAACTTTTACACGAATTTTCAAGTGGATGAGATCGGTCGAGTGGTCTTAGTTGGAGATGGGATTGCACGTGTTTATGGATTGAACGAGATTCAAGCAGGAGAAATGGTGGAATTTGCCAGCGGTGTGAAAGGAATCGCCTTAAATCTTGAGAATGAGAATGTAGGTATTGTTGTCTTTGGTAGTGATACCGCTATTAAAGAAGGAGATCTTGTCAAGCGCACTGGATCTATTGTGGATGTTCCTGCGGGAAAGGCCATGTTAGGCTGTGTGGTCGACGCCTTGGGAGTACCTATTGATGGAAAAGGGGCTCTAAGCGATTACGAACAAAGACGTATCGAAGTGAAAGCCCCAGGGATTATTGAACGTAAATCTGTGCATGAACCCATGCAAACAGGCTTAAAAGCAGTGGATAGCCTGGTTCCTATAGGCCGTGGTCAATGAGAACTTATAATCGGGGACAGACAAACTGGAAAAACTGCAATAGCTATCGATACTATATTAAACCAAAAGCAAATGAACTCAAGGAGCACAAATGAGAGTGAGACATTGTATTGTGTCTATGTTGCGATTGGACAAAAACGCTCGACTGTGGCACAATTAGTTCAAATTCTTTCAGAAGCGAATGCTTTGGAATATTCCATTCTTGTAGCAGCCATCGCTTCGGATCCTGCTCCTCTGCAATTTCTGGCCCCATATTCAGGGTGTGCCATGGGGGAATATTTCCGCGATCATGGAATGCACGCATTAATTATATATGATGATCTAAGTAAACAGGCGGTGGCATATCGACAAATGTCATTGTTGTTACGCCGACCACCAGGCCGTGAGGATTTCCCAGGGGATGTTTTATATTTACATTCCCGGTTCTTAGAAAGAGCCGCTAAACGATCGGACCAGACAGGTGCAGGTAGCTCGACTGCATTACCCGTGATTGAAACACAAGCTGGAGACGTATTGGCCTATATCCCCACCAATGTGATCTCCATTACAGATGGACAAATCTGTTTGGAAACAGAGCTCTTTTATCGCGGAATTAGACCAGCTATTAACGTTGGCTTATCCGTCAGTCGCGTCGGGTCTGCCGCTCAGTTGAAAGCTATGAAACAAGTCTGTGGTAGTTCAAAACTGGAATTGGCACAATATCGCGAAGTGGCCGCCTTCGCTCAATTTGGGTCAGACCTTGATGCTGTGACTCAGGCATTACTCAATAGAGGTGCAAGGCTTACAGAAGTGCCCAAACAACCATAATATGAACCACTTCCAATTTAAAAACAAATTGTTGTGATTTATGCTGCTGTCAACGGCTTCTGTGATCGAATGCCACTAGACAGAATTTCTCAATATGAAAAAGCCATTCTAAGTACTATTAATCCTTAA